The sequence TTTTCAATCTTTTCTAACGCAAGTTCAATCTCACGTAGGGTTTCAATTTCGTTTTCAGTCAAAACAGAAGTTAAGGCTTCTGAATTGAGTTCGGATGCGATGTCCGCAATATCACCCATCTCCTTCAACCCAGATGGAGAACTAGTGTCTTCCCATTGGTTGAGTTTGACGAGGAGGGACTCTTTTTTCTCTTGGAGGAGCTCACGCACCTCTTCAATGAACTTTTTGTCCACTCCCTTCTCGGATGAAGATTTTGCAGCTGGTTTCGGCATCTTATTCCTTAGACTTTGGATTCCTTGTGATCTGTATGGGATTTGCAAAATTTGCAATATTTTTTAGTCACAAGTTTTTCCGACTTTGTCTTCTTATTTTTAGTCTGGAAGTAATTTGACCGCCCAGGGATCGCACATGGGACACAGGTTAGTTTTATGATTTCTCTCATAATTTATGCCATGACGTACCGACCCCATATATAGTCAATCGACAATAGCGGGTTTTTTCAGTTCCTTTCTGAAATAGGTCGCAAACAAACTCCCCAAGAGAGAATGGGTCAAACTCGATAAAGCACTAGGAATTGCGGTGTTCGGATCGAGAAAATGTGTCCTTGCAAGGACTGCCCCAAGCCCTGAATTCTGCATCCCTACTTCAATCGAAATGGTTTTTGCTGTTTTTACATTCTTTGTCAGATACCAGCTAAAAATCCCACCAAGTCCAAACCCACCTAGGTGCAAAAGGATGACCGCAAAAAAGATACGAAAGTCCGAATTAAGGATGGTCTCTTTTCCACTGGCAATGATCGAAGCCACAATCATCGCAATCAACAGTACAGAAAGTACGGGAAAGAAGTCTTGGATCTCTTTTGTGAGTTTTGGGAAAATTGATTTTAAAAATAATCCTAATCCAACAGGAACCAAGATCACTTGGAAGGTTGTAAACACAAGTCCCCACCTATCAATTTCCAATCGACTTCCAATGAGAACGGAAATTAGAAAAGGAGTCATGAGGATTCCAAGGATGGTAGATACAGAAGTTAAAGTAACACTTAAGGGGACATCCGCTTTGGACAAAAATGTGATCACGTTGGATGCGGTCCCCCCAGGGCAACAAGAAACTAGGATGAGTCCCACGGCGAAGGCTTCTGGCAATTGGAATAAATACCCGAGTGAGTATCCAAGGATGGGCATAATCGTATATTGCAAGATAGTTCCAATGAGAATGGGTTTTGGTTGTTTTAAGATCCGAATAAAATCTTCTGCTTCTAGAGTGAGTCCCATCCCAAGCATAATCGCACCGAGACTATAAGTGATCCAAGGGCCTTTGAACCAAATGATTTTTTCCGGGAATCCAAATCCAATGGCGGAAATGAAAAGAAGCACTACCGGAAAAGCAGTCACAATCAGTTTAGAAATTTTAGTAACCATATAAGATTTGATTTTACTCGTTCACCTAACTTTGACTTAGGTAATCTTTCAATGCTTCTTTCACACGAGCCACATGTTCTTCTTCGATGGCAATATGAGGGGCCATTCGGAGTCGTCCCAGTCGCACCGCTGTTGTGATTTTTCTTTGTTTTAAAAAGGCCTGGATGGCCTCCGGTTGGAACTTGGAAGGATCTTTATGACCAGTGATGGCAAGGATTCCTGTTTTGACATTGGGGAATGCATCTGATTCTAAAGTAAAACCCAGATCGTGAAGTGCGTTTTTCAACATCCCTGCCACTTCATAAATTCGTTCCCTAACCCTTGAAAACCCAAGAGTTGATAACATCTTTAATGACGCATAAAAATAAATCCAATCATTGAAATTAATCGTACTTTGTTCAAATTGGTCGGCTGCCGGTTTCCATTCATTACGATATGGGAAATAATTGGAATCGTTGACCACACTGGATTGGCCTTTGAAGATCAGTTGGAAACCTTTGGA is a genomic window of Leptospira bourretii containing:
- a CDS encoding TraR/DksA family transcriptional regulator, translated to MPKPAAKSSSEKGVDKKFIEEVRELLQEKKESLLVKLNQWEDTSSPSGLKEMGDIADIASELNSEALTSVLTENEIETLREIELALEKIENGTYGICEGTKKKIPLARLKAIPWTRFTVEFAEQMAKSRNRAGGYRMDSLSAYPVTGMDVDSLD
- the rpmG gene encoding 50S ribosomal protein L33 — translated: MREIIKLTCVPCAIPGRSNYFQTKNKKTKSEKLVTKKYCKFCKSHTDHKESKV
- a CDS encoding bile acid:sodium symporter family protein, which encodes MVTKISKLIVTAFPVVLLFISAIGFGFPEKIIWFKGPWITYSLGAIMLGMGLTLEAEDFIRILKQPKPILIGTILQYTIMPILGYSLGYLFQLPEAFAVGLILVSCCPGGTASNVITFLSKADVPLSVTLTSVSTILGILMTPFLISVLIGSRLEIDRWGLVFTTFQVILVPVGLGLFLKSIFPKLTKEIQDFFPVLSVLLIAMIVASIIASGKETILNSDFRIFFAVILLHLGGFGLGGIFSWYLTKNVKTAKTISIEVGMQNSGLGAVLARTHFLDPNTAIPSALSSLTHSLLGSLFATYFRKELKKPAIVD